In Rhodothermales bacterium, one DNA window encodes the following:
- a CDS encoding acyl-CoA synthetase: MKLFHRASTHGDRIAFRTPDADRTYDELVIAAEEIAAMLLNGDADLAEARIAFLAPAGFDYAAAQWGIWRAGGVAVPLSLSATPPELAYTLSDSGASVLLASASHAASLVSVAAAAGIPLLTIESAAGTVRRALPALGPERRALMLYTSGTTNKPKGVLTTHANVEAQITTLIEAWRWRADDRIPLFLPLHHIHGIINVQSCALWAGALIEPFPKFDLSTLLPRVAVGAYTVFMAVPTIYVKLIEHLDALSETERGPVVAGFGRMRLMVSGSAALPASVHEAWTRLTGQKLLERYGMTEIGMGLSNPYEGERRPGMVGQPLPGVEVRLKAENGAIITTEGEPGEILVRGPSVFQSYWNRPEATAESFEEGWFRTGDMAVVEDGYYRIMGRLSVDIIKSGGYKLSALEIEAVLLEHPSIRECAVVGIPDATWGEAVSAAVVLAPGELLTLEDLRAWCGDRLSSYKRPSRLLVVGDLPRNAMGKVTKPAVVALFR; this comes from the coding sequence ATGAAGTTATTTCACCGCGCATCCACACATGGTGATCGTATCGCATTCCGCACGCCAGACGCGGATCGCACCTACGACGAACTCGTGATCGCAGCGGAAGAAATCGCGGCGATGCTGCTTAACGGCGATGCTGACCTCGCGGAGGCGCGTATCGCCTTCCTCGCGCCGGCGGGCTTCGACTACGCGGCGGCGCAATGGGGCATATGGCGCGCCGGCGGCGTCGCCGTGCCGCTGAGTCTGTCCGCGACCCCGCCCGAGCTGGCGTATACCCTGAGTGATTCTGGCGCCTCGGTCCTCCTGGCGTCCGCTTCCCACGCGGCGTCGCTTGTATCGGTGGCCGCGGCGGCCGGCATCCCGCTCCTCACCATCGAATCCGCCGCCGGCACGGTGCGTCGCGCGCTGCCGGCGCTCGGCCCGGAGCGCCGCGCGCTGATGCTCTACACGAGCGGGACGACAAACAAGCCCAAAGGGGTGCTCACCACCCACGCGAATGTGGAGGCGCAGATAACGACCCTGATCGAGGCGTGGCGCTGGCGCGCGGACGACCGGATCCCCCTCTTTCTCCCCCTGCACCACATCCACGGGATCATCAACGTCCAGTCATGCGCTTTGTGGGCCGGCGCCCTCATCGAACCCTTTCCGAAGTTTGATCTATCCACCCTCCTCCCCCGGGTGGCGGTGGGCGCCTACACCGTATTCATGGCGGTGCCGACGATCTATGTGAAGCTCATCGAACACCTGGATGCCCTGTCGGAAACGGAGCGTGGGCCCGTGGTGGCGGGCTTCGGGCGGATGCGGCTGATGGTGTCGGGCTCGGCGGCGTTGCCGGCGAGTGTACACGAAGCCTGGACGCGGCTCACCGGCCAGAAGCTGCTGGAGCGGTACGGGATGACCGAGATCGGGATGGGGCTGTCAAACCCGTACGAGGGTGAGCGCCGGCCCGGGATGGTGGGCCAGCCCCTGCCCGGTGTCGAAGTGCGGCTCAAGGCCGAAAACGGCGCGATCATCACTACCGAAGGCGAGCCCGGCGAGATCCTGGTGCGCGGGCCGTCGGTCTTCCAGTCCTACTGGAATCGCCCGGAGGCCACGGCCGAGTCGTTTGAGGAGGGCTGGTTTCGGACGGGCGACATGGCGGTGGTGGAGGACGGTTACTACCGGATCATGGGCCGGCTGTCGGTGGATATCATTAAAAGCGGCGGCTACAAGCTCTCGGCTCTGGAAATCGAGGCTGTCTTGTTGGAGCATCCGTCCATACGCGAATGCGCCGTGGTAGGCATTCCGGACGCCACCTGGGGCGAAGCGGTATCCGCCGCCGTCGTGCTGGCGCCGGGCGAATTGCTTACGCTGGAGGATTTGCGCGCCTGGTGTGGGGATCGGCTGTCGAGTTACAAACGGCCGAGCCGGCTGCTGGTCGTGGGTGATCTGCCCCGGAATGCGATGGGGAAGGTGACGAAGCCGGCGGTGGTGGCCTTATTCAGGTAA
- a CDS encoding glycosyl transferase family 1, with protein sequence MPRADRRVLIVAYYFPPMGLSGVQRIARFVKYLPEFGWQPEVLTIDPAGYFAYDASLLDELMQRGIPIHRTTSLDPTRLFGRSRQVALPAESSRRKLAALSHWLFVPDNKIGWMPAALRRGRAVLAERPFDAILATAPPYTAALIGQRLAAEAHLPLALDFRDDWVGNPRHVYPTALHRAAHLHLERRALTAAGAIFTINDRIRAAMLGRHAGVVTPEAFTVLPQGFDAADFHPPHGTEDGAARTDRRCRFVYSGVFYDRQKPDFFLQALARVLDRHPEWRDVVEAYFVGLLPAYVPALIASLGLGPIVTATGYKTHPEAIRHVVAADILWLTVGSGPGQAQISTSKLYEYLGTRKPILGLVPDGAARDVLSRDAAALTVDPENVPAIAEAIAMLVRGWMNGTLPQGDATTRAPYERRRLTEALAGHLDDLVTSLCLPE encoded by the coding sequence ATGCCGCGCGCCGACCGCCGGGTGTTGATCGTTGCCTACTATTTCCCGCCGATGGGGCTCAGCGGCGTGCAACGCATCGCGCGATTCGTCAAGTACCTGCCCGAATTCGGCTGGCAGCCGGAAGTCCTCACGATCGACCCCGCCGGCTACTTCGCCTACGACGCCTCGCTGCTCGACGAACTGATGCAGCGCGGCATCCCGATCCATCGAACTACCAGCCTGGACCCAACGCGCCTCTTTGGCAGGTCCCGACAGGTCGCCCTGCCCGCTGAATCCTCCCGCCGAAAACTGGCCGCACTCAGCCACTGGCTGTTCGTGCCGGACAACAAAATCGGGTGGATGCCGGCCGCCCTCCGCCGCGGCAGGGCCGTACTCGCCGAACGGCCGTTCGATGCCATCCTGGCCACGGCGCCACCCTACACCGCCGCGCTCATAGGCCAGCGCCTGGCCGCCGAGGCACATCTCCCCCTGGCATTGGATTTCAGGGATGACTGGGTCGGCAACCCCCGGCATGTGTACCCGACCGCGCTTCACCGCGCCGCTCACCTCCACCTCGAACGCCGCGCTTTGACCGCCGCCGGCGCGATCTTTACGATCAACGACCGTATCCGCGCGGCGATGCTTGGCCGACACGCCGGCGTCGTTACGCCCGAAGCCTTCACCGTGCTCCCCCAGGGATTCGACGCCGCTGATTTTCACCCACCTCACGGAACGGAGGACGGTGCCGCACGAACGGACAGACGATGCCGGTTTGTATATAGCGGCGTGTTTTATGACAGGCAGAAGCCCGACTTCTTTCTCCAGGCCCTGGCCCGGGTCCTCGATCGGCATCCGGAATGGCGAGATGTGGTGGAGGCCTACTTCGTCGGTCTGCTGCCGGCGTACGTCCCGGCCCTCATCGCATCCCTCGGGCTTGGCCCCATCGTCACCGCCACGGGCTACAAAACACACCCCGAGGCCATACGCCATGTGGTGGCAGCCGATATCCTGTGGCTCACGGTGGGGTCCGGGCCCGGGCAGGCGCAGATTTCAACCAGCAAGCTCTACGAATACCTCGGCACCCGGAAGCCAATCCTCGGGCTCGTGCCGGATGGCGCCGCGCGCGATGTGCTGAGCCGCGACGCGGCCGCCCTCACCGTCGATCCGGAAAATGTGCCCGCCATCGCCGAGGCCATCGCGATGCTGGTGCGCGGCTGGATGAATGGCACGCTCCCACAGGGGGATGCGACCACCCGCGCTCCCTACGAACGCCGGCGCCTCACGGAAGCGCTCGCCGGACACCTGGATGACCTGGTCACTTCCCTATGCTTACCTGAATAA
- a CDS encoding alpha/beta hydrolase has protein sequence MTYVLDFRGANVGGPVLPGQLVEGRLSALQMAGDVTFLLHGFNVDRAEGKATLKRFAEHLTMVPHHALVATLWPGDHWAGAFSYSAEGRDADDTALELAKFIYTYLRKSTRVSFATHSLGARVALQVIKLLKPYGYTFAQACLMAAAVDDFSLGDPSQFRDAARGAQRVAVLASRQDLVLRYAYPAGDLFQSWRFMGQENSGQALGYHGPRTRGSHAPPGQVLHTQIADPRNASHSDYLPGPRATPNQRAAMQFVNDALSGRSSPRYP, from the coding sequence ATGACGTATGTCCTGGATTTTCGAGGCGCGAACGTCGGCGGCCCCGTGTTGCCGGGCCAGCTGGTCGAGGGCCGGCTGAGCGCGTTGCAGATGGCCGGGGACGTGACCTTCCTGCTGCACGGGTTTAACGTGGATCGGGCAGAGGGGAAGGCGACGCTCAAGCGTTTCGCCGAACATCTGACGATGGTCCCCCATCACGCTCTGGTGGCTACGTTGTGGCCGGGCGACCACTGGGCCGGCGCCTTCAGTTATAGCGCCGAGGGGCGCGATGCGGATGACACGGCGCTGGAGCTGGCGAAGTTTATCTATACCTACTTACGCAAAAGCACCCGCGTGTCATTCGCCACGCACAGCCTGGGCGCTCGGGTGGCGTTGCAGGTGATTAAGCTCCTAAAACCGTACGGTTATACGTTTGCGCAGGCCTGCCTGATGGCGGCGGCCGTGGACGACTTTAGTCTTGGCGATCCATCGCAATTTCGCGATGCGGCACGCGGCGCGCAGCGGGTGGCGGTGCTCGCGTCGCGGCAGGATCTGGTGCTCAGATACGCCTATCCCGCCGGCGACCTGTTTCAGTCCTGGCGTTTCATGGGGCAGGAAAATTCGGGTCAGGCCCTGGGCTATCACGGCCCGCGGACGCGGGGCAGCCATGCGCCACCCGGCCAGGTGCTGCATACCCAGATTGCGGATCCCCGGAATGCCAGCCATAGCGATTATCTCCCCGGTCCCCGCGCCACCCCGAATCAGCGCGCGGCGATGCAATTTGTGAACGACGCGTTGTCGGGGCGGTCGTCACCCCGGTACCCGTGA
- a CDS encoding aminopeptidase P family protein produces MQERLDSIRSLFPDHGADAALITFLPNIRWTCGFTGSNGLLIVLRDTAHFVTDGRYAEQVSREVAGATVHIAPRGLVDFASGAALLAGATRVIVQSDHLTLDLFDQLQEGLKGLEWVPVAGLLQNIVAVKTSDEVGAIRRAQAVTDAVFEDILAFIAPRMTEHELAAEIVYQHLRRGASAMSFEPIVASGPNGALPHARPTSRALEVGDLVVLDMGCFVDGYASDMTRTVAIGTPEDEAVRVYDIVLDAHLRALEAAHAGMTGKMLDAIAREVISEGGYGPHFAHSLGHGVGLQIHEWPSVSFRTEDVLPEGAVITIEPGIYLAGRFGVRIEDMALLGPTSAESLANSPKQLIRL; encoded by the coding sequence ATGCAAGAACGTCTCGACTCCATCCGTTCACTTTTTCCTGACCACGGCGCGGACGCCGCCCTGATCACGTTCCTGCCCAATATCCGCTGGACCTGCGGATTCACGGGCTCCAACGGGCTGCTCATCGTCCTTCGTGACACGGCGCACTTTGTCACCGACGGACGATACGCCGAACAAGTGAGCCGTGAGGTGGCCGGAGCCACCGTCCATATCGCCCCCCGCGGCCTGGTCGACTTCGCCAGCGGGGCCGCGCTCCTGGCCGGCGCCACGCGGGTCATCGTGCAGAGCGATCACCTCACCCTCGACCTCTTCGATCAGCTCCAGGAGGGCCTCAAGGGGCTCGAATGGGTGCCCGTGGCCGGCTTGCTTCAGAACATAGTGGCCGTCAAAACATCGGATGAGGTTGGCGCCATACGCCGCGCGCAGGCCGTGACGGATGCGGTCTTTGAGGATATCCTGGCCTTTATCGCCCCAAGGATGACGGAGCACGAGCTCGCCGCCGAAATCGTTTACCAGCACCTGCGACGCGGCGCCTCGGCCATGTCGTTCGAACCGATCGTGGCGTCTGGTCCCAATGGCGCGCTGCCGCACGCGCGGCCTACCAGCCGAGCGCTGGAAGTGGGGGATCTGGTCGTGCTGGATATGGGGTGTTTTGTAGATGGTTATGCCTCAGACATGACCCGCACGGTGGCGATCGGCACACCCGAGGACGAGGCGGTCCGTGTTTACGATATCGTCCTGGATGCACACCTTCGCGCCCTCGAGGCCGCCCACGCGGGCATGACCGGAAAAATGCTGGACGCCATCGCCCGCGAAGTGATCTCGGAGGGAGGCTACGGACCTCACTTCGCCCACAGCCTGGGCCACGGTGTCGGCCTCCAGATCCACGAATGGCCAAGCGTCTCGTTTCGGACCGAGGACGTCCTGCCCGAAGGCGCCGTCATCACCATCGAGCCCGGCATCTACCTCGCCGGCCGATTCGGCGTCCGCATCGAAGATATGGCGCTCCTGGGGCCGACGTCCGCCGAGTCCCTCGCCAATAGCCCGAAACAGCTGATTCGATTGTAA
- the guaB gene encoding IMP dehydrogenase, which yields MDNRLEIEGDGALAGSKIRGFGLTYDDVLLVPGRSDIMPREANTQTQLTPKIRLNVPLLSAAMDTVTEHEMAIAMAREGGVGVLHKNMTIDEQAAMVRRVKRSESGMILDPITLHPEDTVANARSLMARYSIGGIPVVDASNRLVGIATNRDLRFVHEPGILLSDVMTRKGLVTAPAGTTLEEAEALLQQHKIEKLPVIDRDGYLKGLITFKDIEKKRQFPFACKDEHGRLRVGAAVGVSSGVMERVAALKEAGVDFVIVDTAHGHSLHVLNTVSAILARFGDLEVIAGNVATAEATLDLIDRGVAAVKVGIGPGSICTTRVVAGVGVPQLTAIMDCARVARARGIPVIADGGIKQTGDIAKAIAAGANCVMIGGLFARVEESPGETILYEGRKYKSYRGMGSLSAMQDGSKDRYFQDVEDDIKKLVPEGIEGRVPYGGMLNEVVYQMVGGLRAAMGYCGCPTLQDMYERAQMIRITASGLRESHPHDVLITKEAPNYSTRV from the coding sequence ATGGATAACCGCCTCGAAATAGAAGGAGACGGCGCGCTTGCCGGCTCGAAAATCCGGGGTTTCGGCCTGACGTACGACGACGTGCTGCTCGTGCCCGGCCGATCGGATATCATGCCCCGCGAAGCCAACACACAAACCCAGCTCACGCCAAAGATACGCCTGAATGTGCCGCTGCTCTCAGCGGCCATGGACACGGTCACCGAACACGAGATGGCCATCGCGATGGCGCGCGAAGGTGGGGTGGGGGTGCTGCACAAGAACATGACGATCGACGAACAGGCCGCGATGGTGCGCCGCGTGAAACGTTCCGAGAGCGGCATGATCCTCGACCCGATCACCCTGCACCCCGAGGATACTGTCGCCAACGCGCGTAGCCTCATGGCGCGGTACTCGATCGGCGGCATCCCGGTGGTGGATGCCAGCAATCGCCTCGTCGGTATTGCGACCAACCGCGACCTCCGCTTTGTCCACGAGCCAGGCATCCTCCTGTCCGACGTGATGACGCGCAAGGGCCTCGTGACAGCCCCCGCCGGCACGACACTCGAAGAAGCCGAAGCGCTCCTCCAGCAACACAAAATCGAAAAGCTCCCCGTCATCGACCGCGACGGCTACTTGAAAGGGCTCATCACCTTCAAGGACATCGAGAAGAAGCGCCAGTTTCCCTTCGCCTGCAAGGACGAACACGGCCGGCTCCGCGTGGGCGCCGCCGTCGGGGTCTCCAGCGGGGTGATGGAGCGCGTTGCCGCCCTGAAGGAGGCAGGGGTCGACTTCGTCATTGTGGATACCGCCCACGGGCACTCGTTGCACGTGTTGAACACCGTTTCGGCCATCCTGGCGCGCTTTGGTGACCTCGAGGTCATCGCCGGCAACGTCGCCACCGCCGAGGCTACGCTGGACCTCATCGACCGCGGCGTCGCGGCCGTGAAGGTGGGCATCGGGCCCGGGTCGATCTGCACCACACGCGTCGTCGCCGGCGTCGGCGTGCCGCAGTTGACGGCTATCATGGACTGTGCCCGCGTCGCGCGGGCTCGCGGCATCCCGGTCATCGCCGATGGGGGCATCAAGCAGACAGGCGACATCGCGAAGGCCATCGCCGCCGGCGCCAACTGCGTCATGATCGGCGGCCTCTTCGCCCGCGTAGAAGAAAGCCCCGGCGAGACCATCCTCTACGAAGGACGCAAATACAAAAGCTACCGCGGCATGGGCTCCCTCAGCGCCATGCAAGACGGGAGCAAGGACCGGTATTTCCAGGATGTCGAGGACGACATCAAGAAGCTGGTTCCGGAGGGTATCGAAGGGAGAGTACCGTACGGCGGCATGCTGAACGAAGTCGTGTACCAGATGGTCGGCGGCCTCCGCGCCGCCATGGGGTATTGTGGTTGTCCCACGCTGCAGGACATGTACGAACGCGCTCAGATGATCCGTATCACGGCATCGGGTTTGCGTGAAAGCCATCCCCATGATGTTCTCATCACAAAAGAAGCCCCCAACTACAGCACGCGCGTTTGA